One Idiomarina loihiensis L2TR genomic window carries:
- a CDS encoding STAS domain-containing protein: MNVSRDFSNDGKQLVIAIKGKFDFSLVQEFRQAYSHIGDSQPTVIIDLRETDYLDSSALGMLLNMRKSLGSSVKGIQLINAKPDVRRILDISRFDKMFVIA; encoded by the coding sequence ATGAACGTTAGTCGCGACTTTTCAAATGATGGTAAGCAGTTAGTTATTGCTATTAAAGGGAAATTTGATTTTAGCCTGGTACAGGAATTCCGTCAGGCCTACAGTCATATTGGTGATTCACAACCAACCGTAATTATCGACCTGAGGGAAACCGATTATCTGGACAGCTCGGCGCTCGGTATGCTGCTCAACATGCGTAAGTCTTTAGGCAGCAGTGTAAAAGGCATTCAACTGATTAATGCCAAGCCGGACGTGCGTCGTATTCTTGATATATCCCGCTTTGATAAGATGTTTGTTATTGCCTGA
- the pabB gene encoding aminodeoxychorismate synthase component I: MSVFPDLCAIKLDCEASAIELFQRCQHESYALLLDSAAQSHQNCAYDIIFRQPELILNCKAGKLNVSTDAPLELPPAPEDAAELCRYAGQLNQLSGHYSGPAELPFQGGFAGAVGYDHGRSLEVIPEFNADIYQSPDAVLAYYSQALIIDRQSNAIWLVAPIEGSEELREFWEQPVATKKPDAFQLLSDWQSNMSEQQYTEKFKAVQNYLLAGDAYQINLAQRYSARYQGSEWSAYLKLRQANSAPFSAFMRLPGSAILSLSPERFLLTDAKGLVETKPIKGTRPRFENSLKDQASQQALLTSEKDRAENLMIVDLLRNDLSKNCKPGSIKTPSLFAIESFPAVHHLVSTVIGKLQPDRTALSLFNGAFPGGSITGAPKIRAMQIIEELEPHRRSIYCGSMGYFSQHGRSDTSITIRTLLAENDHLYCWAGGGLVADSTAADEYQETKDKVSRILPVLTS, from the coding sequence GTGAGTGTTTTCCCGGATCTCTGTGCGATAAAACTTGATTGCGAAGCCTCAGCTATTGAGTTATTTCAGCGTTGTCAGCATGAAAGCTACGCTCTATTACTGGACTCTGCCGCGCAAAGCCACCAGAACTGTGCCTACGATATTATCTTCCGACAGCCAGAACTGATTTTAAACTGCAAAGCAGGCAAGTTAAATGTATCAACAGACGCTCCTTTAGAACTACCGCCAGCCCCCGAAGACGCAGCCGAGCTTTGCCGTTATGCCGGGCAATTGAATCAGTTATCAGGTCATTATTCGGGGCCTGCTGAACTGCCTTTTCAGGGCGGGTTTGCCGGGGCTGTCGGCTATGACCATGGCCGTTCGCTGGAAGTCATACCTGAGTTTAATGCAGACATCTATCAGTCTCCCGATGCAGTACTGGCCTACTACAGCCAGGCGTTGATTATCGATAGGCAGAGCAACGCGATCTGGTTAGTTGCACCAATAGAAGGGTCAGAAGAGCTTCGAGAATTCTGGGAACAGCCAGTAGCAACAAAAAAGCCCGACGCTTTTCAATTGCTAAGCGACTGGCAAAGCAATATGAGCGAGCAGCAGTACACCGAGAAATTTAAGGCCGTGCAAAACTATCTGCTGGCCGGAGATGCCTACCAAATTAATTTAGCGCAACGGTATTCAGCCCGTTATCAAGGCAGTGAATGGTCCGCTTACCTTAAATTACGACAAGCGAATTCAGCACCGTTTTCTGCCTTTATGCGCCTTCCCGGCAGCGCTATTCTGAGCCTGTCGCCGGAACGCTTTCTGCTAACCGACGCCAAGGGACTGGTAGAAACAAAACCCATTAAAGGCACGCGTCCGCGGTTTGAAAATTCGCTTAAAGATCAGGCTAGTCAGCAGGCTCTGTTAACCTCAGAAAAGGACCGCGCAGAAAACCTGATGATTGTGGATTTGCTGCGTAATGACCTCAGTAAAAACTGTAAGCCGGGCAGCATCAAAACGCCAAGCCTGTTTGCCATAGAGAGTTTTCCGGCGGTTCACCACCTGGTATCGACAGTTATTGGCAAACTGCAACCCGACCGTACCGCATTAAGTTTGTTTAACGGCGCTTTCCCGGGCGGTTCTATTACTGGCGCACCGAAAATTCGGGCCATGCAAATTATTGAAGAGCTGGAGCCCCATCGCCGTAGTATCTACTGTGGCAGTATGGGCTACTTTTCTCAGCACGGTCGTAGCGACACCAGCATAACCATTCGTACACTGCTCGCCGAAAATGATCACTTATATTGCTGGGCCGGTGGCGGTCTGGTCGCGGACTCGACAGCAGCAGATGAATACCAGGAAACCAAAGACAAAGTGTCACGCATACTGCCGGTGTTAACTTCATGA
- the yciH gene encoding stress response translation initiation inhibitor YciH encodes MPDWKDQLSQMVYSTDSGRIDPEPEPEEVPEGDGIVRLRRETKGRKGKGVTIVTGLDKPQTELKSIAKKLKQFCGVGGAVKEYEIELQGDQRDSIESWLKKEGYKVKRAGG; translated from the coding sequence ATGCCGGACTGGAAAGACCAACTAAGCCAAATGGTATATTCAACAGACTCGGGACGTATTGATCCGGAACCTGAACCGGAGGAAGTTCCTGAAGGCGATGGTATTGTCCGCCTGCGCCGCGAAACCAAAGGTCGAAAGGGCAAAGGAGTAACCATTGTCACTGGGCTGGATAAACCGCAAACAGAGTTAAAGTCGATTGCAAAAAAACTCAAGCAGTTCTGTGGCGTTGGTGGCGCGGTTAAAGAGTACGAAATAGAACTACAAGGCGACCAGCGCGACAGCATTGAAAGCTGGTTAAAAAAGGAAGGCTATAAAGTTAAGCGTGCGGGCGGCTAA
- a CDS encoding sensor histidine kinase yields the protein MTQPAFDFSTVLASSVHDMKNSLCLLIQMIEEVSEQVADSSATEKMAKVHYEAQRINSSLMQMLTLYRNDNNALPLNSDQHHVDELVEELLLNNELYLEQRNITVSTDIDETATGWFDRDLIFNLLNDIIINAMRYTADKLFIKVEITEDGGCRIMVHDNGDGFPASMLENATMPIQQLNIQQSRTGLGLYFAQMIASAHERNNKKGFIELKNNGHLGGGVFSLTLP from the coding sequence ATGACCCAACCCGCATTTGATTTTTCAACCGTCCTGGCTTCTTCTGTGCACGACATGAAAAACTCACTGTGCTTACTCATTCAGATGATAGAAGAAGTATCAGAACAGGTCGCTGACAGCAGTGCAACAGAAAAAATGGCGAAAGTCCATTATGAGGCTCAGCGTATCAATTCAAGTTTGATGCAAATGCTCACGCTTTATCGCAACGACAATAACGCTTTACCACTCAATAGCGACCAGCACCACGTCGACGAACTTGTCGAAGAGCTGTTACTAAACAATGAGCTCTATCTTGAGCAGCGGAACATTACTGTCAGCACCGACATTGATGAAACAGCAACAGGCTGGTTCGACAGGGACCTGATCTTTAATCTGCTTAATGACATCATCATTAATGCAATGCGCTACACAGCCGATAAGCTCTTTATAAAAGTAGAGATAACCGAAGATGGTGGATGTCGTATTATGGTTCACGACAATGGCGATGGTTTTCCTGCTAGTATGCTGGAAAACGCCACTATGCCGATACAACAATTGAATATTCAGCAATCCCGGACGGGATTAGGTCTATACTTTGCTCAGATGATAGCAAGTGCCCATGAGCGAAATAATAAAAAAGGTTTTATCGAGCTGAAAAATAATGGACACTTAGGTGGTGGTGTTTTCTCTTTAACATTACCCTGA
- a CDS encoding L-serine ammonia-lyase — protein MISVFDIYKIGIGPSSSHTVGPMKAAYEFLHAAKEAGHLTKADGIKVELFGSLGQTGKGHGTGKAVILGLVGETPETVDTDSVEDFLEQTRKTEKLNLLGEKEVSFPSEGAITFHRRKTMPKHANAMELKLLKDGEIIYSDLYYSIGGGFIVRDEDFDETLEEAIEQSSKPIPYPFDSAADLLAHCKEHGMRMSSLMMANEKVFRSEEDIRAGLMKIWRTMQESIKNGITTEGILPGGLKVRRRASSLYQRLKKEKSSDAMQVMDWVDLYALAVNEENAAGGRIVTAPTNGAAGIIPAVMSYADRFIETLDEDAVVRFLLTSAAIGILYKKNASISGAEVGCQGEVGVACSMAAGALAEFMGGDPSRVENAAEIGMEHNLGLTCDPVGGLVQVPCIERNAMGSVKAINAARLAMRGEGDHKVSLDKVIKTMWDTGNDMKTKYKETARGGLAVNIIEC, from the coding sequence ATGATCAGCGTTTTTGATATCTACAAAATTGGTATTGGTCCTTCCAGTTCTCACACTGTGGGGCCGATGAAAGCAGCCTATGAATTTTTGCATGCCGCAAAAGAGGCGGGACACCTTACTAAAGCAGACGGGATTAAAGTTGAGCTGTTTGGTTCACTAGGCCAAACGGGTAAAGGTCATGGTACCGGCAAAGCCGTTATTCTTGGATTGGTCGGAGAGACTCCCGAAACAGTAGACACTGACAGCGTGGAAGATTTTCTGGAGCAAACTCGTAAGACTGAAAAGCTGAACTTGCTTGGTGAGAAAGAAGTCTCCTTTCCCAGCGAAGGCGCCATTACTTTTCACCGCCGAAAAACCATGCCCAAACACGCCAACGCCATGGAACTCAAGCTGCTAAAAGACGGTGAGATCATCTATAGCGACCTATATTACTCCATCGGCGGTGGCTTCATTGTGCGCGATGAAGATTTTGACGAGACGCTGGAAGAAGCGATAGAACAGTCGTCTAAACCTATTCCATATCCGTTTGACAGTGCAGCGGATCTTCTGGCGCATTGCAAAGAGCACGGTATGCGCATGAGTTCATTAATGATGGCTAACGAAAAAGTCTTCCGCAGTGAAGAGGATATTCGGGCCGGATTAATGAAGATTTGGCGCACCATGCAGGAAAGCATCAAAAACGGTATTACTACCGAAGGCATTCTGCCGGGTGGACTTAAAGTGCGTCGCCGCGCATCGTCTTTATATCAGCGACTGAAGAAAGAAAAATCCAGCGATGCCATGCAGGTCATGGACTGGGTCGATTTATACGCTTTAGCCGTTAACGAAGAAAATGCCGCAGGCGGGCGCATTGTAACAGCCCCGACTAACGGAGCCGCTGGCATTATTCCTGCGGTAATGAGCTACGCTGACAGATTCATCGAAACGCTGGACGAAGATGCAGTCGTGCGCTTCTTACTGACTTCAGCTGCTATCGGTATTCTTTATAAGAAAAATGCTTCAATTTCAGGTGCTGAAGTCGGTTGTCAGGGTGAAGTGGGTGTTGCCTGTTCAATGGCCGCTGGTGCCCTGGCCGAATTTATGGGCGGTGACCCGTCAAGAGTCGAGAATGCGGCAGAAATAGGTATGGAGCATAACCTGGGTCTAACCTGCGACCCGGTGGGAGGTTTAGTACAAGTACCCTGTATTGAACGAAACGCCATGGGCTCGGTTAAAGCCATTAATGCCGCCCGCTTAGCCATGCGAGGCGAAGGCGATCATAAAGTGTCTCTGGATAAAGTGATTAAAACCATGTGGGACACCGGCAACGATATGAAAACCAAATACAAAGAAACCGCTCGCGGCGGTTTGGCAGTCAATATTATTGAATGTTAA
- the cysB gene encoding HTH-type transcriptional regulator CysB, whose translation MKLQQLRYIVEVTNHNLNVSATAESLFTSQPGISKQVRMLEDELGVQIFGRTGKHLTHITPAGKDIIAVAQQVLDNVQSIKTVAAEHTLPNQGKLNIATTHTQARYALPSVIQRFIQQYPKVSLHMHQGSPEQISEAAAKGRADFAIATEALHLYHDLIMLPCYHWNRSIVVPKSHPLTQLSKLTIDDIAQFPLVTYVHGFTGRSELDKAFADAGHEPKIVFTATDADVIKTYVRMGLGIGVLASMAYDPKEDTDLVAIPAEHMFAHSTTKIGFRRGTFLRTYMYDFIENFAPHLTRDRVQKATQLKSQDEIDKLFDSCSLPMR comes from the coding sequence ATGAAATTACAGCAGTTACGTTACATTGTTGAAGTAACAAATCATAACCTGAATGTTTCTGCTACGGCTGAAAGCTTATTCACCTCGCAGCCGGGCATTAGTAAACAAGTCAGAATGCTGGAAGACGAGCTGGGCGTGCAGATATTTGGACGAACAGGCAAACACCTGACTCACATAACGCCCGCGGGTAAAGACATCATAGCAGTTGCTCAGCAGGTTCTGGATAACGTCCAGTCGATTAAGACGGTTGCTGCTGAGCACACCTTGCCAAACCAAGGCAAACTTAATATTGCGACGACCCATACTCAGGCTCGTTATGCCTTGCCGTCCGTTATTCAGCGATTTATTCAGCAATATCCCAAAGTGTCACTGCATATGCATCAGGGGTCTCCAGAGCAAATTAGTGAGGCGGCGGCGAAAGGGCGGGCAGATTTTGCCATTGCGACCGAGGCGCTGCATTTATATCACGACCTTATTATGTTGCCCTGCTATCACTGGAACCGCTCTATAGTGGTGCCTAAATCGCACCCGCTGACGCAACTGAGTAAGCTAACTATTGATGATATTGCTCAGTTTCCTTTGGTCACTTATGTGCATGGTTTTACCGGTCGTTCCGAGTTGGATAAAGCCTTTGCCGATGCGGGACATGAGCCTAAAATTGTCTTTACAGCAACCGATGCCGATGTGATAAAAACCTACGTCAGAATGGGATTGGGTATTGGGGTTCTGGCAAGTATGGCTTACGACCCTAAAGAAGATACCGATTTAGTGGCGATACCTGCGGAGCACATGTTTGCTCATAGTACGACTAAGATAGGTTTCCGGCGCGGAACATTTTTACGTACTTATATGTACGATTTTATTGAGAATTTTGCACCACACTTAACTCGCGATAGGGTGCAAAAAGCTACTCAGCTAAAAAGTCAGGATGAGATTGATAAACTCTTTGATAGTTGCTCACTGCCGATGCGCTAA
- a CDS encoding CoA pyrophosphatase translates to MTINTRADFIRRFSLYPSPPVERRIDEPLRKRLRPAAVLIPIIERPHGLSLILTRRSSKLRKHAGQISFPGGRFDETDSDLLDTALRETEEEIGLPRSQVEVIGRLHDYPVLSYFMIRPYVAFVSPQQPLVAEESEVAEIFEVPLADILDHGNHYVYRIRKFIYDRVYFIPWQHRNIWGATAGILRELSEQLQPDGKNHFRPLN, encoded by the coding sequence ATGACAATCAATACTCGCGCAGACTTTATTCGTCGATTTAGCCTTTATCCTTCGCCGCCGGTTGAGCGCAGAATTGATGAGCCTTTGCGCAAACGTTTGCGCCCCGCGGCGGTGTTAATCCCAATTATTGAGCGTCCGCATGGGTTGTCGTTAATACTTACCCGGCGCTCCAGCAAATTGCGCAAGCATGCGGGTCAAATCAGCTTCCCCGGAGGCCGCTTTGACGAAACTGATAGCGATTTACTGGACACGGCTCTGCGGGAAACTGAAGAGGAGATTGGCCTGCCCCGCAGTCAAGTCGAAGTCATAGGACGTTTACACGACTACCCTGTCTTATCGTATTTTATGATCCGACCTTACGTGGCTTTTGTCTCGCCACAACAGCCCTTGGTTGCCGAGGAAAGTGAAGTCGCTGAGATTTTTGAAGTACCGCTGGCTGATATTCTCGATCATGGGAACCATTACGTTTACCGTATTCGAAAGTTTATCTACGACCGAGTGTATTTCATCCCCTGGCAACATCGCAATATTTGGGGCGCAACCGCCGGTATTTTACGTGAGTTATCAGAGCAACTGCAGCCCGACGGCAAAAATCACTTCAGACCACTGAACTGA
- a CDS encoding fused response regulator/phosphatase: MKVLIVDDQPANQVMLSGLIKRFGHQVTCADNGIEAIDIFASLAPDVVLLDVMMPVMDGFQTAPRLKALSGDVHLPILFITALDDQETLLKCLEAGGDDFISVPFEPVVLQAKLNAHARVRELSYSLKGKNETLAYHSNRMEREQNVVRHMLANALQENETEYPFLKTYLAPASEFNGDLVLSKAGPLGNFYLFVGDFTGHGLAPATGALPVAQTFFDSAEKGLSIANMVEEFNRKLVKLLPDDMFCAAFVAELSANGDRLTYWNGGIPDALLINEAGEVEKRLVPEHMALGILSPEEFSSQVSHCFVEKNIRLITYTDGVVEMTNKADERLSERGFEALLLRYARERDFEGLVGSFQTFQQGQEQFDDISLVCLDCEATNLPVSQPDTNVTHLPFRLVVYLKENEIKGRDPIIKLVDSLSHLEGIRAHKTTLYLLLAEAFNNTLEHSVLQLDSGIKETGQGFDEYYRTREARLAVLEGVEIEIDIEYKPDNNLLSFSISSNSGNGFSEYQQASDDDEQQAFGRGLQLIRNFSSHVEWRDDGRRLYIEYDLSRPHA; this comes from the coding sequence ATGAAGGTACTGATTGTCGATGATCAGCCTGCTAACCAGGTGATGCTGAGTGGTCTGATTAAACGCTTTGGTCATCAGGTCACCTGCGCTGATAACGGCATTGAGGCTATTGATATTTTTGCCAGCCTGGCGCCGGACGTGGTGTTACTGGACGTTATGATGCCGGTTATGGACGGCTTTCAGACCGCTCCCCGGTTAAAAGCTCTAAGCGGCGATGTCCATTTGCCGATTTTATTTATTACGGCACTGGATGATCAGGAAACCTTATTGAAATGCCTTGAGGCCGGAGGGGATGATTTTATTAGCGTGCCTTTTGAGCCGGTTGTCCTGCAGGCAAAACTAAATGCTCATGCGCGGGTTCGCGAGTTGAGTTATTCCCTCAAAGGTAAAAATGAAACTCTGGCTTATCATTCTAACCGAATGGAGCGAGAGCAGAATGTGGTCAGGCACATGCTGGCTAACGCGCTGCAGGAAAACGAAACAGAATATCCGTTCTTAAAAACCTATCTTGCACCGGCCAGCGAGTTTAACGGTGACTTAGTTCTCTCTAAAGCCGGACCTCTGGGAAATTTTTATCTGTTTGTCGGTGACTTCACCGGACACGGGTTAGCTCCTGCTACCGGTGCTCTTCCCGTTGCTCAAACCTTTTTTGATTCAGCTGAAAAAGGGCTCTCAATAGCTAACATGGTTGAAGAGTTTAACCGCAAACTGGTTAAGCTGTTACCCGATGACATGTTTTGTGCTGCTTTTGTTGCTGAGTTGTCAGCCAATGGTGATCGTTTAACTTATTGGAATGGTGGCATTCCCGATGCGCTGCTGATAAATGAAGCCGGAGAAGTCGAGAAGCGACTGGTGCCTGAGCATATGGCATTGGGCATTTTGTCTCCGGAAGAGTTCAGCAGTCAGGTTAGTCATTGTTTTGTTGAGAAAAACATCCGCCTGATAACCTATACCGACGGTGTGGTGGAGATGACCAACAAGGCTGATGAACGATTATCTGAACGGGGATTCGAGGCTCTGTTGTTACGCTATGCCCGCGAGCGAGACTTTGAGGGGTTAGTCGGATCATTCCAGACTTTTCAGCAAGGGCAAGAACAGTTTGACGATATTTCATTGGTGTGTCTGGATTGTGAAGCCACCAATTTACCCGTTAGCCAGCCTGATACTAATGTAACTCATCTGCCCTTTCGGTTAGTGGTTTATTTAAAAGAAAATGAAATTAAAGGGCGCGATCCAATTATCAAGCTGGTGGATTCTTTAAGCCATCTTGAAGGTATCCGCGCGCACAAAACAACCTTGTATTTATTGTTAGCAGAAGCTTTTAACAATACCCTGGAACACAGCGTTTTGCAGCTGGACTCGGGAATTAAAGAGACCGGGCAGGGGTTCGATGAATACTACCGGACACGGGAAGCGCGGTTGGCTGTTTTAGAAGGGGTAGAAATAGAAATTGATATTGAATACAAACCGGATAACAACTTGCTTTCGTTTAGTATTTCATCCAATAGCGGAAATGGTTTTTCGGAATATCAGCAAGCATCCGACGATGACGAACAACAGGCGTTTGGTCGTGGATTACAGCTGATAAGAAACTTTTCAAGCCATGTTGAGTGGCGTGATGACGGACGACGTCTATATATTGAATACGACCTTAGCCGCCCGCACGCTTAA
- a CDS encoding response regulator, translated as MAIAFDELRILLIEPSDVQRKVITQHLNQAGIQHTRGASTIAEAKEEILRWQPDIVTSAMYFSDGTSHELIEFINSNDLKDTLHFMLVSSEHRADQLEQFKQAGIIAILPKPFTPDQLQRAITATMDMMEPEPLHLELYDVEDLRVLIVDDSMTSRHVLRRVFENLGVESFVEAENGQQAIDILVEHQFDLIVTDFHMPEVNGSELTQYIRNSSAHAHTPVLMVTARANEPQLANVKQSGVDALTDKPFEPATLRKLIARLLNS; from the coding sequence ATGGCAATAGCCTTTGACGAACTCCGTATTTTGCTTATCGAACCTTCCGATGTGCAAAGAAAAGTAATTACTCAGCACCTGAACCAGGCGGGCATTCAGCATACCCGTGGCGCTTCAACCATTGCTGAAGCAAAAGAAGAAATACTTCGCTGGCAACCCGATATTGTCACCAGCGCTATGTATTTTTCTGACGGCACTTCACATGAACTCATTGAATTCATTAATAGTAACGACTTAAAAGATACTTTACATTTTATGTTGGTGTCATCCGAACATCGTGCCGATCAGCTGGAGCAATTCAAACAAGCGGGTATTATTGCCATTTTACCAAAACCTTTTACGCCGGATCAGCTCCAGCGGGCTATTACCGCTACCATGGACATGATGGAACCCGAGCCACTTCATCTTGAGCTTTATGATGTCGAGGATTTGCGGGTATTAATTGTTGATGACAGCATGACCTCGCGCCATGTCTTAAGACGTGTATTTGAAAATCTGGGTGTTGAGAGCTTTGTTGAAGCAGAGAACGGTCAGCAGGCAATTGATATCTTAGTGGAACATCAATTTGACTTGATCGTCACCGACTTTCATATGCCGGAGGTAAACGGCAGTGAACTCACCCAATACATTCGCAATAGCTCAGCACATGCTCACACTCCGGTTCTCATGGTGACTGCACGCGCCAATGAGCCACAACTTGCTAACGTAAAACAAAGCGGTGTCGATGCCTTAACGGACAAACCATTTGAGCCGGCAACGTTGAGAAAACTGATCGCCCGTTTATTAAACAGTTGA
- a CDS encoding fumarate hydratase: MTTIRQADFIDSIADALQYISYYHPLDFIKALDEAYQREENEAAKNAIAQVLTNSRMSAQGHRPICQDTGIVTCFVKVGMGVQWDKTDLTVQQMVDEGTRRAYNNPDNPLRASIVADPAGARKNTGDNTPAVVHIDMVAGNEIEVMIAAKGGGSENKSKMAMLNPSDSIADWVVETLPKMGAGWCPPGMLGIGIGGTAEKSAVLAKESLMESVDIHELIERGPQNAEEELRLEILNRVNALGIGAQGLGGLTTVLDVKIKSLPTHAASKPVTLIPNCAATRHVHFTLDGSGAADLTPPKLEDWPDVTFELGDDARRVNLDEVTKEDIQDWKMGETVLLSGKLLTGRDAAHKRIKGMLDNGEELPVDFNNRFIYYVGPVDPVGDEVVGPAGPTTSTRMDKFTDQMLEEAGIIGMVGKAERGPEAVESIRKHKAVYLMAVGGAAYLVAKAIKKSRVVAFEDLGMEAIYEFEVEDMPVTVAVDSDGQNAHTQGPAIWKAKIADLNEKLGA, from the coding sequence ATGACCACCATTCGTCAGGCCGATTTTATTGACAGTATTGCCGATGCGTTGCAGTACATTTCTTATTATCACCCACTGGACTTTATTAAAGCACTGGACGAGGCATACCAGCGTGAAGAGAACGAAGCGGCGAAAAACGCCATTGCTCAGGTGCTGACTAACTCGCGTATGTCTGCGCAAGGGCACCGTCCAATTTGCCAGGACACCGGTATTGTCACCTGCTTTGTGAAAGTGGGCATGGGCGTGCAATGGGATAAAACCGACCTGACCGTTCAGCAAATGGTGGATGAAGGTACTCGTCGAGCCTACAACAACCCGGACAACCCACTGCGTGCTTCTATTGTGGCTGACCCGGCGGGCGCTCGTAAAAACACTGGCGATAACACGCCAGCTGTGGTGCATATTGATATGGTGGCGGGCAATGAAATTGAAGTGATGATTGCCGCTAAAGGTGGTGGTTCTGAGAATAAATCGAAAATGGCCATGTTAAACCCCAGCGATTCGATTGCCGATTGGGTTGTTGAAACCTTGCCGAAGATGGGCGCTGGCTGGTGTCCGCCGGGTATGCTGGGTATAGGTATTGGTGGTACAGCGGAAAAGTCTGCGGTATTGGCAAAAGAATCTTTAATGGAGTCTGTCGATATCCATGAGCTTATTGAGCGCGGCCCGCAGAATGCCGAAGAAGAGCTGCGTTTAGAAATTTTGAACCGCGTTAACGCATTAGGTATTGGTGCTCAGGGTTTGGGAGGTTTAACAACGGTGCTGGATGTGAAGATTAAGTCACTACCAACCCACGCAGCCTCTAAGCCTGTCACTTTAATTCCGAACTGTGCAGCCACCCGTCACGTTCACTTTACGTTAGACGGCAGCGGAGCAGCAGATTTAACCCCGCCGAAACTGGAAGATTGGCCGGATGTGACTTTTGAACTGGGTGATGATGCCCGCCGTGTGAACCTGGATGAAGTGACCAAAGAAGACATTCAGGACTGGAAAATGGGTGAAACCGTGCTCTTGTCCGGTAAGTTGCTGACCGGTCGTGATGCGGCGCACAAACGCATTAAAGGTATGCTGGATAACGGTGAAGAGCTGCCAGTTGATTTCAACAACCGCTTTATTTACTACGTAGGGCCGGTAGATCCTGTGGGTGATGAAGTTGTTGGTCCGGCAGGTCCTACAACCTCTACGCGTATGGATAAATTCACTGATCAGATGCTCGAAGAAGCCGGTATTATTGGTATGGTAGGCAAAGCAGAGCGTGGCCCTGAAGCTGTGGAAAGTATTCGTAAGCACAAAGCGGTTTACCTGATGGCCGTGGGTGGTGCCGCGTATTTGGTCGCTAAAGCCATTAAAAAATCCCGGGTTGTTGCCTTTGAAGACTTAGGTATGGAAGCCATTTATGAGTTTGAAGTGGAAGACATGCCGGTCACTGTTGCTGTGGATAGCGACGGTCAAAACGCGCATACCCAAGGGCCTGCTATCTGGAAAGCGAAAATTGCTGACCTCAATGAAAAATTAGGAGCTTAA